One Terriglobia bacterium DNA segment encodes these proteins:
- a CDS encoding TonB-dependent receptor yields the protein MSHGPRPCCLHILLLFLLTFFSESTYSQDAALGTLRGTVSDASGARVPQATVTAVNSGTAVQRAVTTGDDGGFAIQFLPPGQYEVRIEAAGMAPEVRKGVRVEVGAVVELHARLHVAGPREAVTISGEPGAVETQASAVSSVIDSRAISELPLNGRRFTDLVLLTPGVTQDPRGLTSTSVGDLSFGGVRGYNSSFLVDGLDNNNAFFTQARGRYRAPYQFSNEVVQEFRVSSNTYGAELGRSGGAVVNVVTKSGTNNYHGTAFWYLRDGSLSAQHPFSDIKPPSRQNQFGVTVGGPIRKNGVFFYAGFDQHIYHVPTVVYFWNGKATVTPTPDDYEASDRDLVFATAGQLSQMGGPWAAAMVGNTGFMKVDWALSPRNYLVARLSTSRYWGQNNVFLDGSSPITHYATSENGEERVSTESASLSLTSALSFHLTSNLKAQFSRDLQTSDPNSSDVRTSIYDVIEAFGRSSILPRNTREHRIHLVETLTLDGRRHAWKFGADFSQAWVENFFPLMSGGEYLFDNTRVNPFTFKPMTLGMEITPLRAYAHGVPRYYIQDFGDAVTHPDTREYALFAQDTIRVTDHLALTLGVRYDLQTFRSSGLVANPLWPGSGQVPTDSNNVAPRVGFAYSIGDQKPVVIRGGFGLFYTRIPQIYNSAVELYNGLERQHLFLRNTPNGEAAVFPSYPTPVSVCAAAATSCPAPDNMAAYLTSEISAFAQDFRTPVVQQGSLTVEKEIWRRFAIGAAYLYVSGRNLIRARDMNLPEPMVVQYPVFDESTAFTGDYYPVASFATWQMTPSFDCKWPPCLNDVVRPVPSLAAINVFESAATSIYHGLTISARRRMTSGFYFRLAYTWARASDNGQDALLVGRPPAVQNTYQPQAEWGPSVTDQRNRLAVSWVWEPKPFHRDQPFLKSLFNDWRVSGVLSLGSGRPVNAQVVGDANGDQNTANDRLPGYGRNAFTGPDYATTDLRLARRFFLGSRLKLEALAEAFNVFNRTNNRVTVTDDGFLNSAAEFVPFDTAAGGSHYPGYYVKSSTFLQPTDAYAPRQVQFAVKLIF from the coding sequence ATGTCCCACGGGCCGCGGCCATGCTGTCTTCATATCCTTCTTCTCTTTCTCCTGACCTTCTTCTCCGAATCCACCTACAGCCAGGACGCGGCACTGGGAACGTTGCGCGGGACGGTCTCGGATGCGAGCGGCGCTCGCGTCCCGCAGGCGACGGTGACCGCAGTGAACAGCGGCACCGCGGTGCAGCGCGCGGTGACCACGGGCGACGACGGCGGATTTGCCATCCAGTTCCTGCCCCCGGGCCAGTACGAAGTGCGGATCGAGGCCGCGGGAATGGCTCCCGAGGTGCGCAAGGGCGTGCGCGTCGAAGTCGGCGCAGTAGTGGAGCTGCACGCGCGGCTGCACGTGGCCGGGCCGCGCGAGGCGGTCACCATCTCGGGCGAGCCCGGGGCGGTGGAAACGCAGGCCAGCGCGGTGTCCTCGGTGATCGATTCGCGCGCCATTTCCGAGCTGCCGCTCAACGGCCGCCGGTTCACCGACCTGGTGCTGCTGACGCCGGGCGTGACCCAGGACCCTCGCGGGCTGACCTCGACCTCGGTAGGAGACCTGTCGTTCGGCGGAGTGCGCGGCTACAACTCCAGCTTCCTGGTGGACGGGCTGGACAACAACAACGCCTTCTTCACACAGGCGCGCGGGCGTTACCGCGCGCCCTACCAGTTCAGCAACGAGGTGGTGCAGGAGTTCCGCGTCTCGTCGAACACCTACGGGGCGGAGCTGGGACGCTCGGGCGGCGCCGTGGTGAACGTGGTCACCAAATCGGGGACCAACAACTATCACGGAACCGCATTCTGGTACCTGCGCGACGGGAGTTTGAGCGCGCAGCATCCGTTCAGCGACATCAAGCCGCCCAGCCGGCAAAATCAGTTCGGAGTCACGGTGGGCGGCCCCATCCGCAAGAACGGCGTGTTCTTCTACGCCGGCTTCGACCAGCACATCTATCACGTGCCCACGGTGGTGTACTTCTGGAACGGGAAGGCGACGGTGACGCCAACGCCCGACGATTACGAGGCCAGCGACCGGGACCTGGTATTCGCCACCGCCGGCCAACTCTCGCAGATGGGCGGCCCGTGGGCGGCGGCCATGGTGGGGAACACGGGGTTCATGAAGGTGGACTGGGCGCTGTCGCCGCGGAATTACCTGGTAGCGCGGCTGAGCACCTCACGCTACTGGGGCCAGAACAACGTGTTCCTGGATGGGAGCAGCCCCATCACGCACTACGCGACCAGCGAGAACGGTGAGGAGCGGGTGAGCACGGAGAGCGCGTCGTTGAGCCTGACCAGCGCGCTTTCGTTCCACCTCACCAGCAACCTGAAGGCGCAGTTCTCGCGCGACCTGCAGACGAGCGACCCCAACTCCAGCGATGTGCGCACCAGCATCTACGACGTGATCGAGGCCTTCGGGCGATCGTCCATCCTGCCGCGCAATACGCGCGAGCACCGGATCCACCTGGTGGAGACCCTGACGCTGGACGGGCGGCGGCACGCGTGGAAATTCGGCGCCGATTTCAGCCAGGCCTGGGTGGAGAATTTCTTTCCCCTGATGTCGGGCGGGGAGTACCTGTTCGACAACACCCGGGTGAACCCGTTCACCTTCAAGCCCATGACGCTGGGGATGGAGATCACGCCGCTGCGGGCCTACGCGCACGGCGTGCCGCGCTACTACATCCAGGATTTTGGGGACGCGGTGACGCACCCGGACACGCGCGAGTATGCCCTCTTCGCGCAGGACACGATCCGGGTCACCGACCACCTGGCGCTGACCCTGGGCGTGCGCTACGACCTGCAGACGTTCCGCAGCAGCGGCCTGGTGGCGAACCCGCTGTGGCCGGGCTCGGGCCAGGTGCCCACCGACAGCAACAACGTGGCGCCGAGGGTGGGCTTTGCGTATTCCATCGGAGACCAGAAGCCAGTGGTAATCCGTGGGGGATTCGGGTTGTTCTACACGCGCATCCCACAGATCTACAACTCAGCGGTCGAACTCTACAACGGGCTGGAGAGACAGCACCTGTTCCTGCGGAACACGCCCAACGGCGAGGCTGCGGTGTTCCCCAGCTATCCGACCCCGGTGAGCGTGTGTGCGGCGGCGGCGACATCGTGCCCGGCGCCGGACAACATGGCCGCCTATCTGACGTCGGAGATCTCGGCCTTCGCGCAGGATTTCCGGACTCCCGTGGTCCAGCAGGGCAGCCTGACGGTGGAGAAGGAGATCTGGCGGCGTTTCGCGATCGGCGCAGCCTACCTCTACGTCAGCGGAAGGAACCTGATCCGGGCGCGGGACATGAACCTACCCGAGCCGATGGTCGTCCAGTATCCGGTGTTCGACGAGAGCACCGCTTTCACCGGCGACTACTATCCGGTGGCTTCCTTCGCGACCTGGCAGATGACGCCCAGCTTCGACTGCAAGTGGCCACCGTGCCTGAACGACGTGGTGCGGCCGGTCCCCAGCCTGGCGGCAATCAACGTCTTCGAGAGCGCGGCCACCAGCATCTACCACGGGCTGACCATCTCGGCCAGGCGGCGCATGACCAGCGGCTTCTACTTTCGCCTGGCGTACACTTGGGCGCGGGCCAGCGACAACGGCCAGGACGCGCTGCTGGTGGGACGGCCACCCGCAGTCCAGAATACCTACCAGCCCCAGGCGGAGTGGGGACCGAGCGTCACCGACCAGCGGAACCGCCTGGCGGTGTCGTGGGTGTGGGAGCCGAAGCCCTTCCACCGGGACCAGCCCTTCTTGAAGTCGCTGTTCAACGACTGGAGGGTCTCGGGGGTGCTGAGCCTTGGCAGCGGGCGGCCAGTGAATGCACAGGTGGTGGGGGACGCCAACGGGGACCAGAACACCGCCAATGACCGCCTGCCGGGATACGGGCGGAACGCCTTTACCGGCCCCGATTACGCCACCACCGACTTGCGGCTGGCGCGCCGCTTCTTTCTGGGGAGCCGGTTGAAGCTGGAGGCGCTGGCAGAAGCTTTCAACGTCTTCAACCGTACGAATAACCGGGTAACGGTGACGGATGATGGATTTCTCAACTCAGCCGCCGAATTTGTCCCCTTCGACACAGCGGCTGGGGGCAGCCACTACCCCGGTTACTACGTGAAATCGTCGACCTTCCTTCAGCCGACGGATGCGTACGCACCCAGGCAGGTGCAGTTTGCCGTGAAGCTGATCTTTTGA
- the rpsU gene encoding 30S ribosomal protein S21: MAEVRLQEGESLENALRRFKRKVQQEDIIKEVKRHSFYLKPGEKRRVKEALARKRNRKKARKEQE; the protein is encoded by the coding sequence TTGGCCGAAGTCAGGCTCCAAGAGGGCGAATCGCTAGAGAACGCCCTCCGTCGCTTCAAGCGCAAAGTCCAGCAAGAGGACATTATCAAGGAGGTCAAGCGGCACTCCTTTTATCTGAAGCCGGGCGAGAAGCGTCGAGTGAAGGAAGCCCTGGCGCGCAAACGGAATCGGAAGAAGGCGCGCAAGGAGCAAGAGTAG
- a CDS encoding zinc-ribbon domain containing protein encodes MEFQDKILKCVDCGAEFVFTAGEQLFFHDKQFKNEPKRCKPCKAKRASTLGSQVSAGGGNSFNKVETRTTCSQCGKDTTVPFKPTQGRPVFCRECFQSRRASPASA; translated from the coding sequence ATGGAATTCCAGGACAAGATTCTGAAATGCGTGGACTGCGGCGCCGAATTCGTCTTTACAGCCGGGGAACAACTCTTCTTCCACGACAAACAATTCAAAAACGAACCTAAGCGGTGCAAACCGTGTAAGGCGAAACGGGCCTCGACGCTGGGCAGTCAGGTCAGCGCCGGCGGCGGCAATTCGTTCAACAAGGTGGAGACCCGCACAACCTGTTCACAGTGCGGGAAAGACACGACCGTCCCGTTCAAGCCCACCCAGGGACGGCCGGTGTTCTGCCGCGAGTGCTTCCAGTCGCGGCGTGCGTCGCCGGCCAGCGCGTAA
- the mtaB gene encoding tRNA (N(6)-L-threonylcarbamoyladenosine(37)-C(2))-methylthiotransferase MtaB: protein MGDPAAGRKSCADAAGGASVVPNEPRSRGCYNAVVATFYVENFGCRATQADGAAIAQQLVQRGLRRAENPQDAQVVVLNTCTVTSAADHDARAAIRRIHRQNPECKILVTGCYAQRAPEEIVSLPGVAWVVGNSHKHQVAEIAAQQPAEFVPVETLAAPEAVQVVGDIFAHTELMAAPVFEVNSASEKTRPNLKVQDGCDNRCSFCIIPFVRGQSRSLQLDEVLREMNGLVAAGFREVVISGINLGRWGRDLDRPQRFEQLVRALVEKTGIERLRISSVEPMDWSDELIELVAGSPRIAKHAHVPLQSGSDRILRLMHRKYRPWHYAAKIRKIRRAMPTAAIGADVMVGFPGETDADFEENRRFIASLPFTYLHVFTYSARPGTPSAKMPERVLNTVKRERNRILRELAAEKKRVFMEGFVGKTLSTITLNLYDGDYTETLSDNYLKLMLRGRHGANQMVEARVESLRNDHLIGAV from the coding sequence ATGGGCGACCCCGCCGCGGGACGAAAATCGTGCGCCGACGCAGCCGGTGGCGCGTCTGTCGTCCCGAATGAACCCCGATCCCGCGGTTGTTATAATGCGGTGGTGGCGACGTTCTATGTGGAGAATTTCGGCTGCCGGGCGACCCAGGCCGATGGCGCGGCCATCGCGCAGCAATTGGTCCAGCGCGGGCTGAGACGGGCGGAAAATCCCCAGGACGCCCAAGTGGTCGTGCTGAACACCTGCACCGTGACGTCGGCGGCCGATCACGACGCGCGGGCGGCCATCCGGCGGATCCACCGGCAGAACCCGGAGTGCAAGATCCTGGTCACAGGTTGCTACGCGCAGCGCGCGCCCGAGGAGATCGTTTCCCTGCCCGGAGTGGCCTGGGTGGTGGGAAACTCGCACAAACATCAGGTAGCGGAGATTGCGGCGCAGCAGCCGGCGGAGTTTGTCCCCGTGGAGACGCTGGCCGCACCAGAGGCGGTGCAGGTCGTGGGCGACATCTTCGCCCACACCGAGCTGATGGCGGCGCCGGTGTTCGAGGTGAACAGCGCCTCGGAAAAAACCCGGCCCAACCTCAAGGTCCAGGACGGCTGCGACAACCGGTGCTCGTTCTGCATCATCCCTTTCGTGCGCGGGCAGAGCCGCTCGCTCCAGCTGGACGAAGTGCTGCGCGAGATGAATGGGCTGGTGGCGGCGGGATTCCGCGAGGTGGTGATCTCGGGCATCAATCTGGGACGATGGGGGCGGGACCTCGACCGGCCACAGCGTTTCGAGCAACTGGTGCGGGCGCTCGTGGAGAAGACCGGCATCGAGCGTCTGCGGATCAGCTCGGTGGAGCCCATGGATTGGAGCGACGAGCTGATCGAGCTGGTGGCCGGCTCGCCGCGCATCGCCAAGCACGCGCACGTGCCCCTGCAATCGGGATCGGACCGGATCCTGCGGCTGATGCACCGCAAGTACCGGCCGTGGCATTACGCGGCGAAGATCCGAAAGATCCGGCGGGCCATGCCGACGGCGGCGATCGGGGCCGACGTGATGGTCGGATTCCCGGGCGAGACGGACGCGGACTTCGAAGAGAACCGCCGCTTTATCGCTTCCCTGCCCTTCACCTACCTGCACGTCTTCACTTACTCGGCGCGGCCGGGGACGCCGTCGGCGAAGATGCCGGAGCGGGTGCTGAACACGGTCAAGCGGGAGCGCAACCGCATACTGCGCGAGCTGGCAGCGGAGAAGAAGAGAGTCTTCATGGAGGGGTTCGTCGGTAAGACGCTGTCCACTATCACGCTGAACCTGTACGACGGCGATTATACGGAGACGCTGAGCGACAACTACCTGAAGCTGATGCTGCGCGGACGGCACGGGGCCAACCAGATGGTGGAAGCAAGGGTCGAAAGTTTGCGCAACGACCACCTGATCGGCGCGGTGTAG
- the infC gene encoding translation initiation factor IF-3, with protein sequence MRTNERIRAKEIRVIDAEGQQLGIMPPFEALKKAREQNLDLVEISPTAQPPVCRIMDYGKFLYEQEKKERAAKKHQKVITVKEVKFRINVDEHDYEFKKNHVLRFLDDGDKVKATIFFRGREMTHTNLGRQILDRLIKDIGDKGIVEFRPRMEGNTLHAILAPKKT encoded by the coding sequence ATCCGCACCAACGAGCGCATCCGCGCGAAAGAGATCCGCGTGATCGACGCAGAAGGCCAACAACTCGGCATCATGCCGCCTTTCGAAGCGCTCAAGAAAGCCCGGGAACAAAACCTAGACCTGGTAGAGATCTCGCCGACGGCGCAGCCGCCGGTGTGCCGCATCATGGACTACGGCAAGTTTCTCTACGAGCAGGAGAAGAAAGAGCGCGCGGCCAAGAAGCACCAGAAGGTGATCACGGTCAAGGAAGTGAAGTTCCGCATCAACGTGGATGAGCACGACTACGAGTTCAAGAAAAACCACGTGCTGCGATTCCTGGACGACGGCGACAAGGTGAAGGCCACCATCTTCTTCCGCGGGCGGGAGATGACGCACACCAACCTGGGCCGCCAAATCCTGGACCGGCTGATCAAGGACATCGGCGACAAGGGGATCGTGGAGTTCCGGCCGCGCATGGAAGGCAACACGCTGCACGCCATCCTGGCGCCGAAGAAGACTTAG
- the rpmI gene encoding 50S ribosomal protein L35 codes for MPKLKTHSGAAKRFKKTGTGKIKRGHAFKRHILTSKGTKRKRQLDTDTLVDPADARKIKRMIPY; via the coding sequence ATGCCGAAACTGAAGACACACAGCGGAGCCGCCAAGCGGTTCAAGAAGACGGGGACGGGGAAGATCAAGCGCGGACACGCTTTCAAGCGCCACATCCTGACCTCGAAAGGCACCAAGCGCAAGCGCCAGCTCGACACCGACACCCTGGTCGATCCGGCCGATGCGCGCAAGATCAAGCGGATGATCCCGTACTAG
- the rplT gene encoding 50S ribosomal protein L20: MPRVKRGTKRRAKRKKILERASGYFLTKSKLYRSAKESVERALKFAYSGRKQKKRQYRSIWIVRIGAAAKQNGMSYSQFINGLKKSGVELDRKILADIATRDAAAFKSLTEQAKAALAS; the protein is encoded by the coding sequence ATGCCTCGCGTCAAACGTGGGACCAAGCGGCGCGCCAAGCGGAAAAAGATATTGGAGCGCGCGTCCGGATATTTCCTGACAAAATCGAAACTCTACCGCTCCGCCAAAGAGAGCGTGGAGCGGGCGCTGAAGTTCGCCTATTCAGGGCGGAAGCAGAAGAAGCGCCAGTACCGGTCCATCTGGATCGTGCGCATCGGCGCCGCCGCCAAGCAGAACGGGATGAGCTATTCGCAGTTCATCAACGGGCTGAAGAAGAGCGGCGTGGAGCTGGACCGCAAGATCCTGGCCGACATCGCGACCAGGGACGCCGCGGCGTTCAAGAGCCTGACCGAGCAGGCGAAGGCAGCGTTGGCGTCGTAG
- the pheS gene encoding phenylalanine--tRNA ligase subunit alpha, with product MDRDLYTVQKLADFSPTALEKAVRELLAALESEAAQVTSEAAWKEFRDRWMARKNGILTQVNDLWLKAAPGPQKRDVGQRVNELKTKVEASVEAAQARASGAGSASRLQQERVDVTLPGIRRPLGAEHPVIKTMHEIVQVFKNLGYSIGEGPEIETDYYNFESLNFPPNHPARDTQDTVFIAGQEQKPQRDRLLLRTHTSPVQVRYMEKNPPPIRVVIPGKVHRSDTPDATHYPIFHQVEGLAVDTNITFGDLKGTLDHAMKALFGSAMKTRFFPSFFPFTEPSADVAVTCFVCGGKGCRVCKMSGWIELLGCGMVDPNVFEFVKSNGYHPKKVSGFAFGMGVERIAMAKYGIGDIQLLFSGDVRFLEQFA from the coding sequence GTGGACAGGGACTTGTACACTGTTCAAAAACTCGCGGATTTCTCGCCCACCGCGCTGGAGAAGGCGGTGCGGGAGCTGCTCGCGGCGCTGGAGAGCGAGGCGGCGCAGGTTACGTCCGAGGCGGCCTGGAAAGAATTCCGTGACCGCTGGATGGCGCGCAAGAACGGCATCCTCACCCAGGTCAACGACCTGTGGCTGAAGGCCGCGCCGGGGCCGCAGAAGCGCGATGTCGGGCAGAGAGTCAACGAACTGAAGACGAAGGTCGAGGCCTCGGTCGAGGCGGCGCAGGCGCGTGCCTCGGGCGCGGGCAGCGCGTCACGGCTGCAGCAGGAGCGTGTGGACGTCACGCTGCCCGGCATCCGACGGCCGCTGGGGGCCGAGCACCCGGTCATCAAGACCATGCACGAGATCGTGCAAGTCTTCAAGAACCTGGGCTACTCCATCGGCGAAGGCCCAGAGATCGAGACCGATTACTACAACTTCGAGTCGCTGAACTTTCCGCCCAACCATCCGGCGCGCGACACGCAGGACACGGTGTTCATCGCCGGGCAGGAGCAGAAGCCGCAGCGCGACCGCCTGCTGCTGCGCACCCACACCTCGCCGGTGCAGGTGCGGTACATGGAGAAGAACCCGCCGCCGATCCGCGTGGTCATCCCCGGCAAGGTGCACCGCAGCGACACGCCCGACGCAACGCACTACCCGATCTTCCACCAGGTCGAGGGGCTGGCGGTGGACACCAACATCACCTTCGGCGACTTGAAGGGCACGCTTGACCACGCCATGAAGGCGCTGTTCGGCTCGGCGATGAAGACGCGCTTCTTCCCCTCGTTCTTCCCCTTCACCGAGCCCAGCGCGGACGTGGCGGTCACCTGCTTCGTCTGCGGCGGCAAGGGCTGCCGGGTGTGCAAGATGAGCGGATGGATCGAGCTGCTGGGCTGCGGCATGGTAGACCCCAACGTCTTCGAGTTCGTGAAATCGAACGGCTACCACCCGAAGAAAGTCTCCGGCTTCGCCTTCGGCATGGGTGTGGAGCGCATCGCGATGGCAAAGTACGGGATCGGGGATATCCAGTTGCTGTTCAGCGGAGACGTGCGGTTTTTGGAGCAGTTCGCGTGA
- the pheT gene encoding phenylalanine--tRNA ligase subunit beta: MKISPKWLRESVDLKKVDLRTLATDLTMAGTSVESVSGEGDAIIFEMEITTNRPDCMNHYGVARECSAIYDLDLKPLEAKLPAAKGSAEFKIEIEDPQGCARYTARVIRNVTIKASPAHIQRRLESMDARPINNAADATNYNLIEMGHPTHAFDLDLLEGGKIVIRRARDGEFLKTLDGVGRTLTKDDVVIADAKKAVALAGVMGGADTMITEKTKNVLIESAWFDPASIRATAKRHGMHTDASHRFERGADWGATPLACSLVAQHILEWGGGELEGGEIDAAARSLARQPIQEDRSEVRRILGQDVPDIERILSRLGFGVMPAGDGFAVTIPTWRLDVEREIDVIEEIARIHGYDKFPNTLPSFSGGVIELPEAARDGATRTALLALGYNEALSVTFISHADAKAFSPASAVELKNPLNEEMSVMRTSLAPSMLNMLAYNLNHGSDNVRLFEAGFVYEMASGKTEERKQISMGATGMAEPPNVHEKARPYSFFDLKGDVETLLSEFQHNNLYFDAGTTDYYHPGRSARAVMDGATVARFGQIHPEVAAARKIKQDVFLAEIYLDRLYAHPLREARYQPLSKFPAVERDFSFLMDDTVKWENIRGAVEALKLGDLRSFAPAEIFRGGAVPAGKYSILMRATFQSTERTLRDDEVAAWSQKIIKVLQGQGGTLRA, from the coding sequence GTGAAGATCTCGCCCAAATGGCTGCGCGAGTCCGTTGACCTGAAGAAGGTCGATCTGCGCACGCTTGCCACCGACCTCACGATGGCGGGAACGTCGGTGGAGTCGGTTTCGGGTGAGGGTGATGCGATCATCTTCGAAATGGAGATCACCACCAATCGCCCCGACTGCATGAACCACTATGGTGTGGCGCGGGAGTGCTCGGCCATCTACGACCTGGACCTGAAGCCGCTCGAGGCCAAGCTCCCGGCGGCGAAGGGCAGCGCGGAGTTCAAGATCGAGATCGAGGACCCGCAGGGCTGCGCGCGGTACACGGCGCGCGTGATCCGGAATGTCACGATCAAAGCTTCGCCGGCTCACATCCAGCGGCGGCTGGAATCCATGGACGCGCGGCCCATCAACAACGCCGCCGATGCCACCAACTACAACCTGATCGAGATGGGCCACCCCACGCACGCCTTCGACCTCGACCTGCTGGAGGGCGGCAAGATCGTGATCCGGCGGGCTCGCGACGGCGAATTCCTGAAAACGCTGGACGGGGTCGGCCGCACGCTGACCAAAGATGACGTGGTGATCGCCGACGCCAAGAAGGCGGTCGCGCTGGCCGGCGTGATGGGCGGCGCCGACACCATGATCACGGAGAAGACCAAAAACGTGCTGATCGAGTCAGCGTGGTTCGATCCGGCGTCGATCCGGGCGACCGCCAAGCGCCACGGCATGCACACCGACGCCTCGCACCGCTTCGAGCGCGGCGCCGACTGGGGCGCGACGCCGCTGGCCTGTTCGCTGGTGGCGCAGCACATCCTGGAGTGGGGCGGCGGCGAATTGGAGGGCGGCGAGATCGACGCAGCGGCGCGCAGCCTGGCGCGCCAGCCCATCCAGGAGGACCGCAGCGAGGTGCGCCGCATCCTCGGGCAGGACGTCCCCGACATCGAGCGCATCCTGAGCCGACTGGGATTCGGTGTGATGCCCGCGGGCGACGGCTTCGCGGTCACCATCCCCACCTGGCGGCTGGACGTGGAGCGCGAGATCGACGTCATCGAGGAGATCGCGCGCATCCACGGCTACGACAAATTTCCCAACACGCTGCCCTCGTTCTCCGGCGGGGTGATCGAGTTGCCCGAGGCGGCGCGCGACGGTGCTACTCGCACGGCGCTGCTTGCCCTTGGTTACAACGAAGCTCTTTCAGTCACATTCATCTCGCATGCGGACGCGAAGGCGTTCTCGCCGGCCAGCGCGGTCGAGCTGAAGAATCCGCTGAACGAAGAGATGTCGGTCATGCGGACATCGCTGGCGCCCAGCATGCTCAACATGCTGGCCTATAACCTCAACCACGGCAGCGATAATGTGCGCCTGTTCGAGGCCGGCTTTGTGTACGAGATGGCCAGCGGCAAGACCGAGGAGCGCAAGCAGATCTCCATGGGCGCAACCGGGATGGCCGAGCCGCCGAACGTGCATGAGAAGGCGCGTCCGTACTCCTTCTTCGACCTCAAGGGCGACGTGGAGACACTGCTGTCGGAGTTCCAGCACAACAATCTTTACTTCGACGCCGGCACGACCGACTACTACCATCCGGGGCGCTCGGCGCGTGCGGTGATGGACGGCGCCACCGTGGCGCGCTTTGGGCAGATCCATCCCGAGGTAGCCGCGGCACGCAAGATCAAGCAGGATGTGTTTCTGGCGGAGATCTATCTCGACCGGCTCTACGCGCACCCGCTGCGCGAGGCGCGCTACCAGCCGCTGTCGAAGTTTCCGGCTGTCGAACGCGATTTCTCCTTCCTGATGGACGACACGGTGAAGTGGGAGAATATCCGCGGCGCGGTCGAGGCGTTGAAGCTGGGCGACCTGCGCAGCTTCGCGCCGGCAGAGATCTTCCGCGGGGGCGCGGTGCCAGCGGGCAAGTATTCCATCCTGATGCGGGCGACCTTCCAGTCCACGGAGCGCACCCTGCGCGACGACGAGGTCGCGGCCTGGTCGCAGAAGATCATCAAGGTGCTGCAAGGTCAAGGCGGAACGCTGAGAGCGTAG
- a CDS encoding cell division protein ZapA — protein MKGDSVSTKPNGDAIRVEIYDQPYNLRGSDQEYIFKLAEYVDGKMRAVAGQTQTVDSLRLAVLAALNIADEYHILKRKYDAIASEFNQRAHNLTDALDEVLQDGRRAG, from the coding sequence GTGAAAGGAGATTCGGTGAGCACAAAGCCGAATGGCGACGCAATCCGAGTTGAGATCTACGACCAACCCTACAACCTGCGCGGTTCCGATCAGGAATACATCTTCAAGCTCGCCGAGTACGTGGACGGGAAGATGCGCGCGGTGGCGGGACAGACGCAGACCGTGGACTCCCTGAGGCTGGCGGTCCTGGCGGCGCTGAATATCGCCGACGAATATCACATCCTGAAGCGCAAGTACGACGCCATCGCCAGCGAGTTCAACCAGCGGGCGCACAACCTGACCGACGCCCTGGACGAGGTCTTGCAGGACGGACGGCGGGCCGGCTAG
- the lgt gene encoding prolipoprotein diacylglyceryl transferase produces MFPQLFHYGRFSLATYGVMAALGLIVGLVVIVHCAKRRGFDPDKTWNLGILAILSAIVGAKVLLIVMDWGYYAANPREIFSLGTLQAGGVFQGGLVAAIVMSYWYIRRNHLPVLATCDVFAPGIALGHGIGRLGCFAAGCCYGKPTDLPWGVTFTNPLAKLISETPLGIPLHPTQIYEMMVEFVNFSILMWLLGHKKFDGQVIGAYLFLYGLARYFLEFLRDDPGRGSVFGGMMTGTQLIAILLVIAGGVIWMVRKQPEAKAAVAASSN; encoded by the coding sequence GTGTTTCCCCAGCTTTTTCATTACGGACGGTTCAGCCTGGCGACGTACGGGGTAATGGCGGCCCTGGGGCTGATCGTCGGCCTCGTGGTCATCGTGCATTGCGCCAAGCGCCGCGGCTTCGATCCGGACAAGACGTGGAACCTGGGGATCCTGGCCATCCTGTCGGCGATCGTCGGGGCCAAAGTGCTGCTGATCGTGATGGACTGGGGATACTACGCGGCGAATCCGCGGGAGATCTTCAGCCTGGGGACGCTGCAAGCCGGCGGGGTGTTCCAGGGCGGGCTGGTGGCGGCCATCGTGATGTCGTACTGGTACATCCGGCGGAACCACCTGCCGGTGCTGGCGACCTGCGACGTGTTCGCGCCCGGCATCGCGCTGGGACACGGCATCGGGCGCCTGGGGTGCTTTGCCGCGGGCTGCTGCTACGGCAAGCCGACCGACCTGCCCTGGGGCGTGACCTTCACCAATCCGCTGGCGAAGCTCATCTCGGAAACACCGCTGGGCATTCCTCTGCATCCCACGCAGATCTACGAAATGATGGTGGAGTTCGTGAATTTTTCCATCCTGATGTGGCTGCTGGGGCACAAGAAATTCGACGGGCAGGTGATCGGCGCGTACCTGTTCCTGTACGGACTGGCGCGCTACTTCCTGGAGTTCCTGCGCGACGATCCGGGGCGGGGCAGCGTCTTCGGCGGAATGATGACAGGGACGCAGCTCATCGCCATCCTGCTGGTGATCGCGGGGGGAGTGATATGGATGGTGCGCAAGCAGCCGGAAGCGAAGGCGGCGGTAGCAGCGTCGAGCAATTAG